One stretch of Musicola paradisiaca NCPPB 2511 DNA includes these proteins:
- the aceK gene encoding bifunctional isocitrate dehydrogenase kinase/phosphatase has product MIRDREHLVAQTILQGFDAQYGRFLEVTAGAQRRFEQADWLAVQQAMKQRIHLYDHHVGLVVEQLRCITEQCYDADFVARVKQIYTGLLPDYPRFEIAESFFNSVYCRLFNHRALTPDKLFVFSSQPSARFHEIPRPLSRLYQPDDNWDGMLHRILTALPLRLPWEDLARDIGYVVRMLRESFPKMSLTRASLQVANELFYRNKAAWLVGKLILPQGVFPFLLPIHRSEQGELFIDTCLTRHDEASIVFGFARSYFMVYAPQPSAMVAWLREILPAKTTAELYLAIGCQKHSKTEYYREYLNFLAHSQEQFVIAPGVKGMVMLVFTLPSFDRVFKVIKDRFAPQKEVNEAQVRACYQMVKEHDRVGRMADTQEYENFVLEKSRISPALLAELWREVPDKLEDLGDRLVIRHLYMERRMTPLNLYLDQVNGQALRDAIEEYGNAIRQLAAANVFPGDMLFKNFGVTRHGRVVFYDYDEICYMTEVNFRDIPPPRDPADELAAEPWYSVGSHDVFPEEFRQFLCSDRRLLPLFEELHGDLFRADYWRALQQRIRSGHVEDVFAYRKRQRFCQRYGAQASATAKIA; this is encoded by the coding sequence ATGATTCGCGATCGGGAACATTTGGTGGCGCAGACTATTCTGCAAGGGTTCGATGCGCAATACGGACGGTTCCTGGAAGTGACGGCCGGGGCGCAGCGGCGTTTTGAGCAAGCGGACTGGCTGGCGGTACAACAGGCCATGAAACAGCGTATCCATCTCTACGATCACCACGTCGGGCTGGTCGTCGAGCAGCTACGTTGTATTACCGAACAGTGCTATGACGCCGATTTCGTCGCACGGGTAAAACAGATTTATACCGGGTTGTTGCCTGACTATCCCCGTTTCGAGATTGCCGAGAGCTTCTTCAATTCGGTGTATTGCCGCCTGTTTAACCATCGTGCGTTAACGCCGGATAAACTGTTCGTCTTCAGCTCTCAGCCGAGTGCGCGTTTTCACGAAATTCCGCGCCCGCTGTCGCGCCTCTACCAACCTGACGATAACTGGGACGGCATGCTGCATCGTATTCTGACCGCGTTGCCGCTGCGCCTACCATGGGAGGATCTGGCGCGCGATATCGGTTATGTCGTGCGGATGCTGCGGGAGTCTTTCCCGAAAATGTCGCTGACGCGGGCATCGTTGCAGGTCGCCAATGAACTGTTCTACCGCAACAAGGCGGCCTGGCTGGTTGGCAAACTGATCCTGCCGCAGGGTGTCTTTCCGTTTCTGTTGCCGATTCATCGTAGCGAACAGGGCGAGCTGTTTATCGATACCTGCCTGACTCGCCATGATGAAGCCAGCATCGTATTCGGTTTCGCACGCTCCTATTTTATGGTTTACGCGCCGCAACCTTCAGCGATGGTGGCCTGGCTGCGGGAGATCCTGCCGGCCAAAACTACCGCCGAACTCTATCTGGCGATCGGTTGCCAGAAGCACAGCAAAACGGAGTATTACCGGGAATACCTGAATTTTCTGGCACATTCGCAGGAGCAATTCGTCATCGCGCCGGGCGTGAAAGGCATGGTGATGCTGGTGTTCACGCTGCCCTCTTTCGACCGGGTGTTCAAGGTCATCAAGGATCGTTTCGCACCGCAGAAAGAGGTGAACGAAGCGCAGGTACGCGCCTGCTACCAGATGGTGAAAGAGCACGACCGCGTCGGACGCATGGCGGACACGCAGGAGTATGAAAATTTCGTGCTGGAGAAATCCCGTATCAGCCCGGCGTTGTTGGCAGAGCTATGGCGCGAAGTGCCGGACAAACTGGAGGATCTGGGCGATCGACTGGTTATTCGCCATCTGTATATGGAACGTCGCATGACGCCGCTCAACCTCTATCTGGATCAGGTAAACGGCCAGGCGCTACGGGATGCGATCGAAGAATACGGCAACGCTATCCGGCAGTTGGCGGCGGCCAATGTTTTCCCCGGCGATATGCTGTTTAAGAATTTTGGCGTCACCCGTCACGGCCGGGTGGTGTTCTACGACTACGATGAAATCTGTTATATGACCGAGGTGAATTTCCGCGATATCCCGCCGCCGCGCGATCCGGCCGACGAGCTGGCGGCGGAGCCCTGGTACAGCGTCGGGTCGCATGACGTATTCCCAGAAGAGTTTCGCCAGTTCCTGTGCAGCGATCGCCGGCTATTGCCGCTGTTTGAGGAGTTGCACGGCGATCTGTTCCGGGCGGATTACTGGCGGGCTTTGCAACAACGCATTCGTAGCGGGCATGTGGAGGATGTTTTCGCCTACCGGAAGCGGCAGCGTTTCTGCCAGCGTTACGGCGCACAGGCCAGCGCGACAGCTAAAATAGCCTGA
- the metA gene encoding homoserine O-acetyltransferase MetA: MPIRVPDELPAVSFLRNENVFVMTSSRARTQEIRPLKVLILNLMPKKIETENQFLRLLSNSPLQIDIQLLRIDSRESKNTPTEHLNNFYCDFEDIEQENFDGLIVTGAPLGLVDFCDVVYWPQIERVVTWAKEHVTSTLFVCWAVQAALNVLYGIPKLTREVKLSGVYSHQTLQPHALLTRGFDETFLAPHSRYADFPSEVIREHTDLDILVESGEAGAYLLASKDKRQVFVTGHPEYDALTLASEYFRDVDANLDPMIPVNYFPNNDPQRTPKAAWRSHGHLLFSNWLNYYVYQITPYDLRRMNPTLD, encoded by the coding sequence ATGCCAATTCGGGTTCCTGATGAGTTGCCGGCGGTGAGTTTTCTGCGTAATGAGAACGTCTTTGTCATGACGTCTTCTCGTGCGAGGACTCAGGAAATTCGTCCACTCAAGGTATTGATACTTAACCTGATGCCAAAAAAGATCGAAACGGAGAATCAGTTTCTGCGTCTGCTTTCCAACTCTCCATTGCAGATTGATATCCAACTGTTGCGTATCGATAGCAGAGAATCGAAGAACACGCCGACCGAGCATCTCAATAATTTCTATTGCGACTTTGAAGATATCGAGCAGGAAAATTTCGACGGATTGATCGTTACGGGTGCCCCGTTGGGGCTGGTAGATTTCTGCGATGTGGTTTATTGGCCTCAGATTGAACGTGTCGTGACTTGGGCGAAAGAGCATGTCACCTCCACACTGTTTGTTTGTTGGGCGGTTCAGGCTGCATTAAATGTGCTGTATGGTATCCCGAAATTGACGCGCGAAGTGAAGCTATCGGGGGTGTATTCTCATCAGACGTTGCAACCACATGCTTTGCTGACCCGAGGGTTTGATGAAACGTTTCTGGCGCCGCATTCTCGTTATGCCGACTTTCCTTCCGAAGTCATCCGTGAGCATACCGATTTAGATATCCTGGTGGAGTCTGGAGAGGCCGGTGCCTATCTGCTTGCCAGTAAGGATAAACGCCAGGTCTTTGTGACCGGGCATCCAGAGTATGATGCGCTGACACTGGCCAGTGAATACTTCCGTGATGTCGATGCCAATCTTGACCCGATGATTCCGGTCAATTACTTCCCTAATAACGATCCGCAGAGAACGCCAAAAGCGGCCTGGCGCAGCCACGGGCATCTGCTGTTCTCCAACTGGCTGAACTACTATGTATACCAGATAACGCCATATGATCTGCGTCGTATGAACCCGACGTTGGACTGA
- the metH gene encoding methionine synthase, which yields MAKNRQQELQQQLDQRIMILDGGMGTMIQGYRLQEADYRGARFADWHSDLKGNNDLLVLTKPDVIAAIHHDYLAAGADILETNTFNATRIAMADYDMEALSAEINTVAARLARTCADEWTARTPERPRYVAGVLGPTNRTASISPDVNDPAYRNVSFDQLVDAYRESTRALIEGGVDLILIETIFDTLNAKAAVYAVECEFEALGITLPVMISGTITDASGRTLSGQTTEAFYNSLRHARPLSFGLNCALGPDELRQYVAELARISECYVSAHPNAGLPNAFGEYDLDAREMAQQVGEWAQSGFLNIIGGCCGTTPAHIAAMAQAVDGVPPRKLPQTPVACRLSGLEPLNIGADTLFVNVGERTNVTGSAKFKRLIKEEKYNEALDVARQQVENGAQIIDINMDEGMLDAEAAMVRFLNLIAGEPDIARVPIMIDSSKWDVVEAGLKCIQGKGIVNSISMKEGVDIFIEHAKKVRRYGAAVVVMAFDEVGQADTRERKIDICRRAYRILTEEVGFPPEDIIFDPNIFAVATGIEEHNNYAVDFIGACDDIKTQLPHALISGGVSNVSFSFRGNEPVREAIHAVFLYYAIRNGMDMGIVNAGQLAIYDDLPAELRDAVEDVVLNRRTDGTERLLAIAEKYRGSKSDDDSNKGEAEWRGWPVKKRLEYALVKGITEFIEADTEEARAQAARPIEVIEGPLMDGMNVVGDLFGAGKMFLPQVVKSARVMKQAVAYLEPFIQASKEAGSSAGKILLATVKGDVHDIGKNIVGVVLQCNNYEIIDLGVMVPSDKILKTAREEKVDIIGLSGLITPSLDEMVNVAKEMERQGFTLPLLIGGATTSKAHTAVKIEQNYSGPTVYVQNASRSVSVVSSLLSATQHDEFVARIRREYETVRIQHARKKPRTPPVSLDAARENAQSFDWESYTPPAAHRLGVHPVSAGIDTLRHYIDWTPFFMTWSLAGKYPNILEDEVVGEEAKRLFADANAMLDQLSADGTLNPRGVVGLFPANRVGDDIEIYTDERRDTVSALSCHLRQQTEKTDFPNYCLADFVAPKSSGKPDYIGAFAVTGGLEEDELAAQWEAQHDDYNKIMLKALADRLAEAFAEYLHERVRKVYWGYAPNENLGNDELIRENYQGIRPAPGYPACPDHTEKAILWQLLDVDNTVGMKLTESYAMWPGASVSGWYFSHPDSKYFAVAQIQRDQVDDYAARKHMPVADVERWLAPNLGYDAD from the coding sequence ATGGCAAAAAATCGACAGCAGGAATTACAGCAGCAACTGGATCAGCGCATCATGATTTTGGACGGCGGCATGGGCACCATGATCCAGGGGTATCGGCTACAGGAAGCGGACTACCGCGGCGCGCGTTTTGCCGACTGGCATAGCGACCTGAAAGGCAACAACGACCTGCTGGTGCTGACGAAACCGGACGTGATCGCCGCCATCCACCATGATTATCTGGCCGCCGGCGCTGATATTCTGGAAACCAATACCTTCAATGCGACCCGCATCGCTATGGCCGACTACGACATGGAAGCTCTGTCGGCGGAAATCAATACCGTCGCCGCACGTCTGGCGCGCACCTGCGCCGACGAATGGACGGCACGCACGCCGGAGCGCCCGCGTTATGTCGCTGGGGTCTTGGGGCCGACCAATCGCACCGCCTCCATTTCGCCGGACGTGAACGACCCGGCGTACCGCAACGTCAGTTTTGACCAACTGGTGGACGCTTATCGGGAGTCGACCCGGGCGCTGATTGAAGGCGGCGTCGATCTGATTCTGATTGAGACCATTTTCGATACGTTGAACGCTAAAGCCGCGGTTTATGCGGTGGAGTGCGAGTTTGAAGCGTTGGGCATCACCTTGCCGGTGATGATTTCCGGCACCATTACCGATGCGTCCGGTCGTACATTATCCGGGCAGACCACGGAAGCGTTCTACAATTCCCTGCGCCATGCCCGCCCACTCTCGTTTGGTCTTAACTGTGCCTTGGGGCCGGACGAACTGCGTCAGTACGTGGCTGAACTGGCACGCATTTCCGAATGCTATGTCTCGGCGCATCCCAACGCCGGGTTGCCGAACGCCTTCGGCGAATATGATCTGGACGCACGGGAGATGGCGCAGCAGGTCGGCGAGTGGGCGCAATCAGGATTCCTGAACATTATCGGCGGTTGTTGCGGTACGACGCCCGCGCACATCGCCGCCATGGCGCAAGCGGTGGACGGCGTGCCGCCGCGCAAGCTGCCGCAGACACCGGTCGCCTGTCGGCTGTCCGGTCTGGAGCCGCTCAACATCGGTGCCGACACCCTGTTCGTGAATGTCGGCGAGCGTACCAACGTGACCGGTTCGGCTAAATTCAAACGCCTGATTAAAGAAGAAAAATACAATGAAGCGCTGGATGTGGCGCGTCAGCAGGTGGAGAACGGCGCACAGATTATCGATATCAACATGGACGAGGGCATGCTCGACGCCGAAGCGGCGATGGTGCGTTTCCTCAATCTGATCGCCGGTGAGCCGGATATCGCCCGCGTGCCGATCATGATCGACTCCTCCAAATGGGACGTGGTGGAAGCGGGCCTGAAGTGCATTCAAGGCAAAGGTATCGTCAACTCCATCTCGATGAAGGAAGGGGTGGATATCTTTATCGAACATGCCAAAAAGGTGCGCCGTTACGGCGCGGCCGTGGTGGTGATGGCGTTCGATGAAGTCGGCCAGGCGGATACCCGCGAGCGCAAGATCGACATCTGTCGTCGTGCCTACCGGATTCTCACCGAAGAAGTCGGCTTTCCGCCGGAAGACATCATTTTCGACCCCAATATTTTTGCCGTCGCCACCGGCATTGAAGAACACAACAACTATGCGGTGGATTTCATCGGCGCCTGTGACGATATCAAGACCCAATTGCCGCACGCGCTGATTTCCGGCGGGGTGTCCAACGTGTCGTTCTCGTTCCGCGGCAATGAGCCGGTGCGCGAGGCTATCCACGCCGTCTTCCTCTATTACGCCATCCGCAACGGTATGGACATGGGCATCGTCAATGCCGGCCAACTGGCGATTTACGACGACCTGCCCGCCGAGCTGCGCGATGCGGTGGAGGACGTTGTCCTCAATCGCCGTACTGATGGGACGGAACGCCTGCTGGCGATCGCCGAGAAGTATCGCGGCAGCAAATCCGACGACGACAGCAACAAGGGCGAGGCCGAATGGCGCGGCTGGCCGGTCAAAAAACGGCTGGAGTACGCGCTGGTTAAAGGGATTACCGAGTTCATCGAGGCGGATACCGAAGAGGCGCGGGCGCAGGCGGCGCGGCCGATCGAAGTGATCGAAGGGCCGTTGATGGACGGTATGAATGTGGTGGGCGATCTGTTCGGCGCGGGCAAGATGTTTCTGCCGCAGGTGGTGAAATCGGCGCGCGTGATGAAGCAGGCGGTAGCCTATCTGGAGCCGTTCATTCAGGCCAGCAAGGAGGCGGGCAGCAGCGCCGGTAAAATCCTGCTGGCGACGGTGAAGGGCGATGTGCACGACATCGGCAAAAACATCGTCGGCGTGGTACTGCAATGCAACAACTACGAGATCATCGATCTGGGCGTCATGGTGCCGTCGGACAAAATTCTTAAAACAGCACGGGAAGAGAAGGTGGATATCATCGGCCTGTCCGGGCTGATTACCCCGTCGCTGGATGAAATGGTCAACGTGGCGAAGGAGATGGAACGCCAGGGGTTCACGCTCCCGTTGCTGATTGGCGGAGCGACCACCTCCAAAGCGCATACCGCGGTGAAGATCGAACAGAATTACAGCGGGCCGACGGTGTACGTGCAGAACGCTTCCCGTTCGGTGAGCGTGGTGTCGTCGCTGCTATCGGCGACGCAGCACGACGAGTTCGTGGCGCGTATTCGCCGCGAGTACGAAACGGTGCGCATCCAGCATGCCCGCAAGAAACCGCGTACACCACCGGTGTCGCTGGACGCGGCGCGGGAGAACGCACAGTCCTTCGACTGGGAAAGCTACACACCGCCAGCGGCGCACCGTCTTGGCGTGCATCCGGTATCCGCCGGCATCGACACGCTGCGTCATTACATCGACTGGACGCCGTTCTTCATGACCTGGTCGCTGGCGGGCAAATACCCCAATATTCTGGAAGACGAGGTGGTCGGCGAGGAAGCCAAGCGGCTGTTTGCCGACGCCAACGCCATGCTGGATCAACTCTCTGCCGATGGCACGCTCAATCCGCGCGGCGTGGTGGGCCTGTTCCCGGCCAACCGGGTCGGCGACGATATCGAGATTTATACCGATGAGCGCCGCGACACGGTGTCCGCACTGAGCTGCCACCTGCGTCAGCAGACGGAAAAGACCGACTTCCCCAATTACTGTCTGGCGGATTTCGTGGCGCCGAAATCCAGCGGCAAGCCGGATTATATCGGCGCGTTCGCCGTGACCGGCGGGCTGGAGGAGGATGAACTGGCGGCGCAGTGGGAAGCACAGCATGACGATTACAACAAAATCATGCTCAAGGCGCTGGCGGATCGGTTGGCGGAGGCCTTCGCCGAATATCTGCACGAGCGGGTGCGCAAGGTGTACTGGGGCTATGCGCCGAACGAGAACCTGGGCAACGACGAACTGATCCGCGAAAACTATCAGGGTATTCGCCCGGCGCCGGGCTACCCGGCCTGCCCGGATCACACCGAGAAGGCTATCCTCTGGCAACTGCTGGATGTGGATAACACCGTCGGCATGAAACTCACCGAGTCTTACGCCATGTGGCCGGGCGCGTCGGTCTCCGGTTGGTACTTCAGCCATCCGGACAGCAAATATTTCGCCGTGGCGCAAATTCAGCGCGACCAGGTGGACGACTATGCCGCCCGCAAGCACATGCCGGTGGCCGACGTCGAACGCTGGCTGGCGCCGAATTTGGGGTATGATGCGGATTGA
- the aceB gene encoding malate synthase A, with amino-acid sequence MTQQTMNRGLAFSQRFGEAERQILTDEAIDFLTDLVERFTLSRNRLLAERREVQRRIDEGVLPDFISETISIRNSEWKIRGIPDDLLDRRVEITGPVERKMVINALNANVKVFMADFEDSLAPSWQKIIEGHINLRDAVRGAITYTNEDGKIYQLKPHPAVLICRVRGLHLPEKHVVWQQEPIPGSLFDFALYFFHNYRQLLSKGSGPYFYLPKLQSYQEAAWWAEVFSHTEDRFGLPRGTIKATVLIETLPAVFQMDEILYYLSDHIVGLNCGRWDYIFSYIKTLKHHSDRVLPDRQSVTMDKPFLSAYSRLLIKTCHRRGAFAMGGMSAFIPSKDKERNDWVQEKVRQDKELEARNGHDGTWVAHPGLADTVMPVFDRVLAGRQNQLDVLREEDAPVTADDLLAPCPGERTEAGMRANIRVAVQYIEAWISGNGCVPIYGLMEDAATAEISRTSIWQWIHHGKALSDGRVVTKALFQQMLEEEMQVVRQEIGDIRFQAGRFSEAARLMERITTQGELIDFLTLPGYDLLD; translated from the coding sequence ATGACGCAACAGACGATGAACAGGGGGCTGGCGTTTAGTCAGCGTTTTGGCGAGGCTGAGCGACAAATTCTTACGGATGAAGCCATCGATTTCCTCACCGATTTGGTCGAGAGGTTTACGCTTTCGCGCAATCGCCTATTGGCGGAGCGTCGAGAAGTACAACGCCGGATTGATGAAGGTGTACTTCCTGATTTTATTTCGGAAACTATTTCCATAAGAAATTCAGAGTGGAAAATCCGAGGCATTCCAGATGACTTGCTCGACCGACGAGTAGAAATCACGGGCCCAGTCGAGCGCAAAATGGTGATTAATGCATTGAATGCCAATGTAAAGGTCTTCATGGCGGATTTTGAGGATTCGCTGGCGCCGAGTTGGCAGAAGATCATTGAAGGGCACATTAATTTGCGGGATGCGGTTCGTGGCGCCATCACTTACACCAACGAAGACGGTAAAATTTATCAACTCAAACCGCACCCTGCGGTATTGATTTGCCGGGTTCGCGGCTTGCATCTGCCGGAAAAACATGTGGTGTGGCAGCAGGAGCCCATTCCAGGCAGCCTGTTTGATTTTGCGCTCTATTTCTTCCACAACTACCGGCAATTGCTCAGCAAAGGGAGCGGCCCCTATTTTTATCTGCCTAAATTACAGTCTTATCAGGAAGCCGCCTGGTGGGCTGAGGTATTCAGCCATACGGAGGATCGCTTCGGTCTGCCGCGCGGCACGATCAAGGCGACGGTGCTGATTGAAACACTGCCCGCTGTCTTCCAGATGGATGAGATTCTCTATTATCTGAGCGATCACATCGTCGGTCTGAACTGTGGTCGCTGGGATTATATTTTCAGCTATATCAAAACCTTGAAGCATCATTCCGATCGCGTACTGCCGGATCGGCAATCCGTCACGATGGACAAACCGTTCCTCAGTGCCTACTCACGGCTGTTGATTAAAACCTGTCATCGTCGCGGTGCTTTTGCTATGGGCGGCATGTCGGCGTTTATCCCCAGCAAGGATAAGGAACGCAACGACTGGGTACAGGAAAAAGTTCGACAGGACAAAGAGTTGGAAGCTCGCAATGGTCATGACGGCACCTGGGTCGCGCATCCGGGCCTGGCGGACACTGTTATGCCGGTCTTCGATCGTGTACTGGCGGGGCGACAAAACCAGCTGGATGTCCTGCGAGAAGAGGATGCGCCGGTCACTGCCGACGATCTGCTGGCGCCTTGCCCGGGTGAGCGTACTGAAGCCGGTATGCGCGCCAACATCCGCGTCGCGGTGCAGTACATCGAAGCCTGGATTTCCGGCAACGGATGCGTACCGATCTACGGCCTGATGGAAGATGCCGCGACGGCTGAAATCTCACGGACTTCCATCTGGCAATGGATTCACCACGGTAAAGCCCTCAGTGATGGCCGCGTGGTCACTAAAGCACTGTTCCAGCAAATGCTGGAGGAAGAAATGCAGGTCGTCCGGCAGGAGATCGGCGATATACGTTTTCAGGCTGGACGTTTTAGTGAAGCCGCTCGCCTGATGGAGCGCATCACCACGCAGGGCGAGCTGATCGATTTTCTCACCTTACCCGGTTACGACTTACTTGATTAA
- the iclR gene encoding glyoxylate bypass operon transcriptional repressor IclR, producing the protein MTPPEPAKRGKKPRAANTVAAAQPAGQVQSLTRGLTLLEYIAHANGSIALTDLAQRAGLPNSTTHRLLTTMQQQGFVRQVGDLGFWSIGTQAFIVGSSFLQSRNLLAMVHPMLRKLMENSGETVNLAVLDQTDYQAIIIDQVQCTALMRMSAPIGGKLPMHASGAGKAFLATLPDDKVTQLLHRNGLHSYTPRTLNAQTLKENLAQIRRQGYSYDDEEHALGLRCVAACILDEHHEAVAALSISGPVSRITDDRVIELGALVIRAAKEITIAYGGAR; encoded by the coding sequence ATGACGCCTCCCGAACCCGCTAAACGCGGCAAGAAACCCCGTGCCGCCAATACCGTCGCCGCCGCCCAGCCTGCTGGACAAGTACAGTCGCTGACCCGCGGCCTGACGCTGCTGGAATACATCGCTCATGCCAACGGCAGCATCGCGCTGACCGATTTGGCGCAACGGGCCGGCTTGCCTAACTCCACCACACACCGGTTGCTGACCACCATGCAGCAGCAAGGTTTCGTGCGTCAGGTGGGCGATTTAGGGTTTTGGAGCATCGGCACGCAGGCTTTTATCGTCGGCAGCAGTTTCCTCCAGAGCCGCAATCTGCTGGCAATGGTGCATCCGATGTTGCGAAAGCTGATGGAAAACTCAGGGGAAACCGTCAACCTGGCGGTGCTGGATCAAACCGACTACCAGGCGATCATCATCGATCAGGTGCAGTGCACGGCACTGATGCGCATGTCGGCGCCGATCGGCGGTAAATTACCGATGCACGCTTCCGGCGCGGGCAAGGCATTTCTGGCGACGCTGCCGGACGATAAAGTCACGCAGTTACTGCATCGTAACGGGTTGCACAGCTACACACCACGAACGCTCAATGCCCAGACGTTGAAGGAGAACCTGGCGCAAATCCGCCGTCAGGGCTACTCCTATGACGATGAGGAACACGCACTGGGGTTGCGCTGTGTGGCGGCCTGCATTCTGGATGAACATCACGAAGCCGTGGCCGCACTGTCTATTTCCGGCCCGGTATCGCGCATTACCGACGATCGCGTGATCGAGCTCGGCGCGTTGGTTATCCGGGCAGCGAAGGAAATCACTATCGCCTATGGCGGGGCGCGTTAA
- the aceA gene encoding isocitrate lyase, with protein sequence MTSRTQQIRQLEQEWKTPRWEGIVRPYRTEDVINLRGSVNPACTLAQRGAEKLWALLHGESRKGYINCLGALTGGQALQQAKAGLEAVYLSGWQVAADANLAANMYPDQSLYPANSVPAVVQRINGTFRRADQIQWANGIEPGDPRFIDYFLPIVADAEAGFGGVLNAFELMKSMIEAGAAAVHFEDQLASVKKCGHMGGKVLVPTQEAVQKLVAARLAADVLGVPTLLVARTDADAADLLTSDCDSYDQDFVTGERTVEGFFRTRAGVEQAISRGLAYAPYADLVWCETSTPDLALARRFAEAIHARFPGKLLAYNCSPSFNWKKNLDDRAIARFQDELSEMGYKYQFITLAGIHSMWFNMFDLAHAYAQGEGMKHYVEKVQQREFAAISEGYTFSSHQQEVGTGYFDKVTTIIQGGSSSVTALTGSTEEQQF encoded by the coding sequence ATTACCTCTCGTACCCAACAAATCCGGCAACTCGAACAGGAATGGAAAACCCCGCGCTGGGAAGGCATTGTCCGCCCTTATCGGACAGAGGATGTGATTAACCTGCGCGGCTCGGTGAATCCAGCTTGTACGCTGGCGCAGCGAGGCGCGGAGAAACTGTGGGCCTTGCTGCACGGAGAATCGCGTAAGGGATACATCAATTGTTTGGGCGCGCTGACCGGCGGCCAGGCGTTGCAGCAGGCGAAAGCCGGTCTGGAAGCGGTGTACCTGTCGGGTTGGCAGGTCGCGGCGGACGCTAACCTGGCCGCCAATATGTACCCCGACCAGTCGCTTTATCCGGCGAACTCGGTACCGGCCGTGGTGCAGCGCATCAACGGCACCTTTCGTCGTGCGGATCAGATCCAGTGGGCGAACGGCATTGAACCGGGCGATCCGCGTTTTATCGACTATTTCCTGCCGATCGTGGCGGATGCGGAAGCCGGATTCGGCGGCGTACTGAACGCATTTGAGCTGATGAAATCGATGATTGAGGCGGGCGCGGCGGCGGTTCATTTCGAAGATCAACTGGCCTCGGTGAAGAAGTGCGGCCACATGGGTGGCAAGGTGCTGGTGCCGACGCAGGAAGCGGTGCAGAAACTGGTCGCTGCACGTCTGGCGGCGGATGTGCTGGGCGTGCCGACGTTGCTGGTCGCCCGTACCGATGCGGATGCGGCAGATCTGCTGACCTCCGACTGCGACAGCTACGATCAGGATTTCGTCACTGGCGAACGGACCGTTGAGGGGTTCTTCCGTACTCGCGCCGGCGTGGAACAGGCTATCAGCCGCGGGTTAGCCTACGCGCCGTATGCCGATCTGGTGTGGTGCGAAACCTCGACACCGGATTTGGCTCTGGCTCGGCGCTTCGCCGAAGCCATTCACGCCCGCTTCCCCGGCAAACTGCTGGCCTACAACTGTTCTCCGTCGTTCAACTGGAAAAAGAACCTGGATGACCGTGCTATCGCCCGTTTTCAGGATGAACTGTCCGAGATGGGCTACAAGTACCAGTTCATCACGCTGGCCGGGATCCACAGCATGTGGTTCAACATGTTTGATCTGGCCCATGCCTATGCACAGGGCGAAGGGATGAAGCATTACGTCGAGAAGGTACAGCAGAGAGAATTCGCTGCAATTTCAGAAGGGTACACTTTCTCCTCCCATCAGCAGGAGGTGGGAACCGGCTACTTCGACAAAGTCACGACCATTATTCAGGGCGGATCCTCTTCCGTCACGGCGTTGACCGGTTCGACGGAAGAACAGCAGTTCTGA